The Tripterygium wilfordii isolate XIE 37 chromosome 17, ASM1340144v1, whole genome shotgun sequence genome has a window encoding:
- the LOC119981834 gene encoding receptor-like protein 7: protein MASSLLLYHLRFMALLFLLLILVFPMHMTPLLCHNEESLALLQFKRSFIVDKSASSDASAYPKTISWNQQKENPDCCLWDGVVCDQHTGHVISLDLSSSCLYGSINSSSSLFHLRYLESLNLADNHFNSSQIPSRFGSFQRLVDLNLSSSKFYGKIPLEIAGLSRLRSLDLAGDLDESNARMLELTSPDLTWLVQNLTHIEKLHLDNVDLSAAIPEKVANLSSLSSLSLYRCGLLGRFPMGIFHLPNLQFLNVGVNEELVGHLPEFHWGSPLKFLSIPATKFSGGLPPSIGSLHSLTKLIIMYCNFSGPIPSSLGNLSNITVLALGKNNFFGQIPSSFANLTQLTTFPISGNDNFSCGSLFWLEKQTELTKLGLLNCNINGEIPHFLKNFTRLDYLQLWYNRLRGQIPHWLTNLTWLALLDLASNEFHGPFPHQISELVKLEAIYLSENHLSGIVDLNPFFNLQHVRSFGISGNDITLLHVTNANATLRKWLVLGLGSCNLREFPDFLRYQDKLEYLNLNGNKIHGQIPSWLWNISRETLEVIALDFNFLTGFEQPALISGLGNIKFLMLDGNKIQGPVPRPPPSIIWYTFSNNSLSGEISSTFCHLPYLYILDLSFNNLSGMLPQCLFDKVNSLNILNLEQNFFRGTIPETLTNGSMLRMINLAHNELQGTLPKSLANHKMLEVLHVGDNQISDTFPFWLGALHNLQVLILRSNKNFGTVESPATGFEFSALRIIDISHNGFTGILPSKYFQKWNGMRNSDVEHFSYMTQNTTLLGFSLRFEQIYNYRLTLVNKGVSMDYKMIPQVFAAIDVSSNNFEGEIPESIATLKNLLLLNLSNNRLSGHIPSAIENLTVLESLDFSSNMLSGEIPQEFTHLTFLSFFNVSCNQLIGPIPQGKQFATFDNNSYKDNLGLCGFPLSKFCRNAGESPPSPSTGEDDQGSGGSSAYILWMIVAIGYASGVVVGVVAGLRFTAWKHEWFVETFGRKQQKRRRLKTRRGQRE from the coding sequence ATGGCTTCTTCACTATTATTGTATCACTTACGATTTATGGCCTTGCTTTTCTTGCTATTAATCTTGGTTTTTCCTATGCACATGACACCACTCCTATGTCACAATGAAGAAAGTTTGGCATTGCTGCAATTCAAGCGAAGCTTTATCGTCGACAAATCAGCTTCGTCTGATGCCTCTGCTTATCCAAAGACGATATCATGGAATCAACAAAAAGAGAATCCAGACTGCTGTTTGTGGGATGGTGTGGTGTGTGATCAGCACACCGGCCACGTCATTAGCCTTGACCTCAGTAGCAGTTGCCTCTATGGTTCTATCAATTCCAGTAGCAGCCTTTTCCATCTACGCTACCTTGAAAGCCTCAACCTTGCTGACAATCATTTCAACTCCTCCCAAATCCCTTCCAGGTTTGGCAGTTTTCAAAGGCTAGTTGATCTTAATCTCTCCTCCTCCAAATTCTATGGTAAGATTCCATTAGAAATAGCAGGGTTGAGTAGATTAAGATCTCTTGATTTGGCAGGAGATTTGGATGAATCAAATGCAAGAATGCTGGAGCTCACAAGTCCTGACCTGACATGGTTAGTCCAAAATTTAACTCACATTGAGAAACTCCATCTTGACAATGTAGATTTATCTGCTGCAATCCCTGAAAAGGTTGCAAATTTGTCTTCATTATCATCTCTTAGTCTTTATAGATGTGGCCTACTTGGTAGATTTCCAATGGGAATTTTTCACTTACCAAACCTGCAGTTTCTCAATGTAGGGGTGAATGAAGAACTTGTTGGTCATCTGCCTGAATTTCACTGGGGCTCTCCTCTCAAGTTCTTATCGATTCCAGCTACAAAATTCTCAGGTGGACTACCTCCGTCAATAGGAAGCCTTCATTCCTTGACTAAATTGATTATTATGTATTGCAACTTTTCGGGCCCAATCCCATCTTCCCTCGGTAATCTTAGCAATATCACCGTCCTCGCACTCGGTAAGAATAACTTCTTTGGCCAAATCCCTTCTTCATTCGCAAACCTTACACAGCTTACCACTTTCCCAATTTCAGGCAATGATAATTTTAGTTGTGGGTCCTTGTTCTGGCTTGAAAAGCAAACTGAATTAACTAAGTTGGGCCTTCTGAATTGCAATATAAATGGTGAAATCCCTCACTTTCTCAAAAACTTCACTCGACTCGATTATTTGCAACTCTGGTATAACCGTTTAAGAGGTCAAATTCCACATTGGCTAACAAACCTCACTTGGTTAGCCCTCTTAGACCTTGCTTCCAATGAATTCCACGGCCCTTTTCCTCATCAAATTTCAGAACTTGTGAAGCTTGAAGCTATTTATTTGAGCGAAAATCACTTGAGCGGCATTGTTGATCTAAACCCATTTTTCAACCTCCAACACGTGAGAAGCTTTGGTATATCAGGGAATGATATTACATTGCTCCATGTGACCAATGCAAACGCTACTCTTCGAAAGTGGCTTGTGCTAGGACTCGGTTCGTGCAACTTAAGGGAGTTCCCTGACTTCCTTAGGTACCAAGATAAACTGGAATACTTGAATCTCAATGGTAATAAAATCCACGGCCAGATTCCGAGCTGGTTATGGAACATCAGTAGAGAAACTTTGGAGGTTATAgcacttgatttcaattttttgaccGGCTTTGAGCAACCTGCATTGATCTCGGGCCTTGGTAATATAAAATTCCTAATGCTAGATGGTAACAAGATCCAAGGTCCAGTCCCCAGACCACCACCTTCCATTATCTGGTATACCTTCTCAAACAACAGTTTGAGTGGAGAAATTTCTTCAACCTTCTGCCATCTACCTTACCTATATATCCTTGATTTGTCATTCAACAACTTGAGTGGCATGCTTCCGCAATGTTTGTTCGACAAGGTGAACAGTCTGAACATTTTAAATCTTGAACAAAACTTTTTCCGTGGAACCATTCCAGAAACATTAACGAATGGAAGTATGTTGAGGATGATCAATTTAGCTCATAATGAATTGCAAGGAACGTTACCGAAGTCATTGGCTAACCATAAAATGTTAGAGGTTCTACATGTTGGTGACAATCAGATTAGTGACACATTCCCGTTTTGGTTGGGAGCTCTGCATAATTTGCAAGTCCTCATCTTGAGATCCAACAAAAATTTTGGCACAGTTGAAAGCCCTGCAACTGGATTTGAATTCTCCGCATTACGGATCATTGACATCTCCCACAATGGTTTCACTGGCATTCTACCATCTAAGTACTTTCAGAAGTGGAATGGCATGAGAAATTCTGATGTGGAGCACTTTTCGTATATGACACAAAATACGACTTTATTGGGTTTTAGTTTACGGTTCGAACAAATTTACAATTATAGATTAACTTTGGTCAACAAAGGTGTCAGCATGGATTATAAGATGATACCTCAAGTCTTTGCAGCTATTGATGTTTCAAGCAACAATTTTGAAGGGGAGATCCCAGAATCCATTGCAACTTTGAAGAATCTCCTTTTACTTAACCTTTCCAACAACCGTCTCTCAGGTCACATCCCATCGGCTATAGAAAACCTCACAGTGCTTGAATCGTTGGATTTTTCGAGCAACATGCTTTCAGGAGAGATTCCACAGGAATTCACGCATCTAACATTCCTTTCATTCTTTAATGTCTCTTGTAATCAGCTCATTGGTCCTATACCACAAGGGAAACAATTTGCTACATTTGATAACAATTCATACAAGGATAACTTGGGATTGTGTGGCTTCCCATTGTCGAAGTTCTGCAGAAATGCAGGGGAATCACCTCCATCGCCTTCGACTGGCGAAGATGATCAGGGCTCGGGTGGTTCTTCAGCATATATTTTGTGGATGATAGTTGCGATTGGATATGCAAGTGGAGTGGTTGTTGGAGTTGTCGCCGGACTCAGATTCACCGCATGGAAACATGAATGGTTTGTGGAAACCTTTGGTAGGAAGCAACAAAAAAGGAGAAGGCTGAAAACAAGAAGGGGACAAAGAGAGTGA